The Novipirellula aureliae sequence ATGCGCAGAAAATCAGTTTCGCTTTCGAGCGGCCGCTCGCTCGGGTCACCATCGACCAGCCATACTTTGATTTGTTCGATCACTTGCAACAAAGACGAGCGAGTATTGTCAGCCCTCAAATGGTCTGCGGATTCAATCGACGCTGAATCAATTTGCACGGATATCTCATATCCGCCTGGTTCAGGAAATCGATAGGGAATCCGACTGGTTGCTTTCCCATTTGCGGGAACACTGACGGGAGCCGAATCCAAACGTTCTCCATTGATTGACCAAATCAATTTTAGTTCTGACAATTCTTGGTCGGCGGAACTTCGAATGGTCGCCGTCAATTCAGTCTGGCGTTCTGGAACCACAACGGGCGACTGCGTGTCGATCGACTCGATCCAAACGTTTTTGGGATCAGGGTCGTTCGCGGACAAATTCCAAAGTTGAATCCTTGGAAAGGAAAGCGATGGTGAATCTTCTGTTTTTGAATTTTCGACAAATGACCTGACGCTTTCGATCGATGAATGATCCAAATTGACGTTTTGGAAATCGGATGCGATGATGATTCGACGGTAGGGATACGAACCATCTTTGGCAACTGCGACGGCACGACGAATAACATTCGCAAGCGAAAAGGGGCCACGGATGGTTTGCATTTCATCCGCTTTTTCAATCGCCAAAGCGGGCGATATCGTCGCGGGCGGATCGTCGAGGTTGTTGGTCGGCATCCAAATCACCTCGTCACGCCTCGACTCGCTCGTGAATAAATTGCCGAGACTTTGACGTAACCGACGGATTCGCGAAACATTCGAAGCATCGGTGGTTGTCATACTTAAACTGTCATCGATGACCAGAACGATGGATTGAGGGCCATCGGAGGATGAGACTTGAAACCACGTCAGGACAGGGCGGGCCAGGCAAAATGCCAACACGATTGGTATCGCACAGCGAATCAATAGCAGAATGAGATTCGTCCACTTGAGACGGCGGCGATTGTTGTGGACGATCGGAGCGAGCAAATACATTGCTCCCCAAGGAACGGTTTGCAAGCGACTGCGGTGCAGCAGATGGATCACCAGCGGAATCACAAACGCTGCGGCGCCAAAAGCGAGAATTCCGTTAAGCAGAGACACTAGCTCTGCCTCCGATTCGAAACCGTCTGGCGACGCAATGATTTCAGCGACGCAACGGGTGCAAGCGACTGTGGCGAAACGAGGTCAAGGATTCGGATCATGATGCGGATGCCTATTCTTTCTTGGATCGAGTAACATACGCGATAAATCGCCCGTTTTCTATGACAGTACGTCATTCACGAATCTGGAAACCCGTAAATGAGTCGTTTCGCTCTTTACCACGATGCTGGCGGCGGACATCGATCGTTCTTGCACCGGTCGGGGACGTGATCTAATGCATCGTGAAGAGTTCTGTCCGACGAAAACCGAATTAATATTATTTTCTGCTCGTAACAGAGGACTGTCAAAGATCGACGTCTTCTTTAATTACCCATCTCTTGTCACCTCAAGTTGAACGAGAAACACGCTATGCGAATTTCAGCTAACTCTCTTTCCATCACTCTCCTCGGTTGCTGTTGTCTCTTGCCCGCAAACAGCTCTGCTCAAGAGGCGGTGTTGGATGCGAAACCAGCGTCCCTGACCTACTCCCAGTTGGTTTGGAGCGATGAATTTGAAGGAGAGGAGCTCGATCGGTCGAAATGGAGCATTGAGGTCAATGCCTTTGGGGGCGGCAACCAAGAACTTCAAATTTACACCGATCGCCAAGAAAACGTTCGTGTCGAAGATGGAAACTTGGTAATCGAAGCTCGAAACGACAAGGCGGCAGTCAGCGGTACGGAGCGAGAATATTCGTCGGGTCGAGTTCGAACGAAAAAACGTGGCGATTGGAAATACGGCAGGATTGATGTTCGAGCAAAGGTTCCGGCCGGAAAGGGAATCTGGTCCGCAATCTGGATGCTGCCGACCGACGAAAAGTACGGCGGCTGGGCGGCGAGTGGCGAGATCGACATTATGGAAATGAGAGGGCAAGATCCCAATATTGTCCTGGGAACCCTTCACTACGGTGATAACTGGCCGCGGAACACCCACTCAGGCGATCAGTACAAACTAGAAGCAGGAAGTTTCGCAGATGACTTTCACGTCTTTTCAATTGTTTGGAAGCCTGGGCAAATCGACTGGCTGATCGATGGCAAACGATACCAAACTCAAACCAAATGGAGCACAGCCGGCGCCGACTTTCCGGCACCGTTTGATCAGGAATTTCATCTGCTTTTGAATGTCGCGGTGGGCGGCAATTTCCTTGGTTCGCCTGATGCGACGACCGAGTTTCCCCGCCAGATGCAAGTCGATTACGTCCGCGTTTATCAGTAAGTCTCGTAGACAGCTCTCGGGCAAATCTTGTCAAATTTCTCTTTGGGCATTTTGGGGTGTTTTAGGGTCGATCCAGTCGAACACTTCCGTGAACTTGATCGCTACCTTGCAAACAAATTTCGACAGGACCGATGAAGAGGTTGCTTCGCCCTGAATCACTCCACTTTCTTCGAACTCGATCGATTGATTTTTGATTGAATGCCGCCCCGAACCGAAAAGCAAGCGAGCGAAACGTCCCCGCTATTGGCTCCGCCATTTCACGCCGTCGTCGAGCATCGACTGGACTGCGGATTCGACTTCACCCGTAATTCGGGCGATTTGTCCCTTGTCCTTGCGGTCCGCTGACACCTTGACTGGCGATCCAAACGCTAGCCGCACACTCCGCTCAGCTTTAATCGATGCGGTAGGATGTTTCAAAATATCCTCTTCAAACTTATCGAGCGTTTCGGCTAGCCGCTCGATCGACGGTTTCGCTTTGACGTAGTCCCCAGGGTAACTGAACGATTGAACGACCAAGAACAGATCCTCGAGGTCATTGTTGAGGTCCGTTGTCACCTGCGAATCCGATTCGACGTTTTCGAGCTTGCCAATAATGGCTCGCCGCGCCGCTTTGACGCGTTCCGGTACGGAACCGATACCACCATCGATCTCGTGACGCGACTCGACGGATCGTAGAATATGATCACTCAAAGAGCGAATCCGCTCCGGCAGCGGTCCCGAATTAGCCTGCTCGAAATACTCTAACTCTTTCACAGCCAACAATGCCTCGGCGAAGTGATAGATACGTTTTTCAAGTGGCCGATCGCTACGACGTCTCCAAAAAATCGCTTCTTCCAATCGCCCCATCGTCTCTGTCAGCTGCGGAGTCGGGTCTTCCTCATAGCGATACGTAATCGCGCACGGGATACAGACAATCGGTCGATCCGATTTACGTGCCGCTGCAACCGCGATCGCCGACGCTCCATCTCGAAACGGAGTTACACGATCGTTGCAATGATAGATCTCGCCTTCGGGAAACAAAACCAACGGCTGCTTTTTCTGTTGCAAGATGCCGGTTGCCAATCGAAATGCACCGATGTCGTTCGCTTCACGGTCGACGCTAAAACAACCATGGCACCGAAGCAGACGCTGCGTTAGCCAAGGTTTTCCGTCAAAGACATGCCAAGTCGCCATGACATACAATGCCGTACCAATCAAATCCGCCGCCGCATAGATTGTGAACGGATCCGCATGGCTGGAATGATTCGGCATCATTAACACGCCGCATCCCGCATCGAGTTGTTCGCGTACAATGGCATCGCCAACCACTTCAACATTCTTGATCCGCAGCTCAGACCACTGGCGGCGTTTGCGAAACGGTCTCAGCCAATTCACCAACCAAGGAGTCAACTGGGGCGTCCAAACATTAGGAGCAAAACGCATGCGATATCGGTTCATTGTTGGTACGCTTCACTGTTTAAAGAAGTCGGCCATTCGCCTCGGGGCTTCATGGTGCAATTGGTGCAATTGTTGTGCTCCTGCGAATGCAGGTGTTTTCCGTCTAAGGATAGCGTGATCGAGGTAATTTCATTTGAATGTCCCGCGAACTGCGAAGTGAGTTCCAACTTACCTTTTCGCTGCACTAGCCGATTCTCCGGTTCGATACATAGTGATGCAGCGCATGGTCGAGCGGTTCATCGGTTTGGATCGTTACCAAATCAATGCGATTTCGTGTGCAAAGTTCACGAAGTTCGGATGCGTGATCGTCGAACCGCTTCAAATAGCCACGGCGGATCAGGTCGGGATCAAGCTTAATATCGTCGGTTTGCCGTTCGAGATCTTGAAACTGGACATGCCCATGAAACGGAAAGTCGACTTCGTCGGGATCGAGAATATGGAAGAATACAATCTCATGTTGTTGGGCACGGATTTGTGCAAGAACGCGTCCGAGCTTTTTGAGGTCTCCCATGGCATCGGACACCAGCACGACAAGTCCTCGTCGTTTAAGGTTGGGCACGATGCTGGAAATGGCAGCCCCCAGATCGGTTTCCGATCCATCGATCGGGCGACACAAAGCATTCAACACGGCTTGCAAATGTGACGGGCGGTTGCGGGGCGGAATGTTCGCTCGCACGATGTGGTCGAACGTGATCACACCGACCGAGTCTTGCTGGGATAGCATCAAATATGCTAGCGATGCCGCCAGGCCCTGAACGTAGCGGTCCTTGTTGCCTTGGGTGCTACGACTCCCCCCATACATCATCGAGCCGCTGCGGTCGACCAGCAACGTGCAGCGTAAGTTGGTTTCCTGTTCATGTTGGCGGATGGACAGCCGATCGCTTTTTGCGAATGCTTTCCAGTCCACGTCCTTGAGTTCGTCGCCACGGACGTAGGGGCGATGCTCTTTGAATTCGACGCTGACACCTTTTTGAGGCGAGCGATGGCGTCCCGAGAAATAGCCCTCGACCGTCTGCCGAGCCAAAATCTGCAGTGACGCGACTCGCGCAAGCTGCTGTGGCGAAACGAGGTCGAGGATTCTGGTCATGATGCGGATGCCTTTTCTTTCCGGAATAGAGTAGCATAGATTAACGATGAGGGATTTCTAGCGAAGTCCCCTACGGAAATTTTCAACGACCTGTTTTCTATAACGGAGCTTTAGAAGAATGTCAGTCAATATCCAAGCCACATACCATGGTAGTCTTCGCGTCGATGCGGTCCATGGGCCGAGCGGCGTCCAACTTCACACCGATGCGCCCGTCGACAATGGTGGCAAAGGATCGAGTTTTTCGCCCACGGATTTGGTCGCAACGGCTCTGGGCAGTTGTCTGTTGACAATCATGGGCCTCGTTGCCGAGCGACACGAAATCGATTTATCCGGGACGACGGTGAGCGTTACCAAGGAAATGGCCGCCGACCCGGTGCGTCGCATCGGCCGCCTTGAAGCGATCGTCACGATTCCGGCGGGCCGAGTGAACGATTCGAAGATGCGAGAGCGAATCGAAGCGGCAGCCCGAAAGTGTCCCGTCCACCAAAGCTTGCATCCCGATATCGAGGCACCGATCGAGTTTGTCTACGAAGCGTAGTGTCCGATGTCATCGTCACTTTAGGGGGCTCCATCGATACGCTGTTGTTTGTCATGTTTTTTCGCATGCCTTGCCATGGCCTGCGGTTTGGCAGCAGCGGGTGAAGTTGCCGCTTTTTTCTTTTCTCCGACGAGATGCGATTCACTGCATTTGGGACATCGAACTCGCCTTCCCCTAAGCTCATCGGGAATGCTCAGTCGTTGACCGCATTTCGTGCAGGTTAGTACGAGTGCCATTTCGGCTCCGACAGTAACGATGATAGGAAAAGAAAGCGTAGGGAGTAACTGGAACCATCGTGCCGTCTGGCTTCTCGACGAGGGCTACGGTTTCTACCGGGGGCTGTGACACGTTTGCATATCAGTTTTTGCGGGCGTTCGAAGATTTGCGAAAAGATCTCTATCCACTGCACGGTATCCACTGCAGGGTGATCTTACACACAGTGATCTCACACACAGTGATCTTACACACAATGATCGTTTGATTTTGTTTAATCGTTGTTGTCTACTGCGGTGCGCTAGGCATTGACAATATCTTTGTGGTCATGCCGATCTTGGCGAGTACTAGGTAGAGCACGAAGCCGACGATGATCGCTGCAACCGGTGGGCATGGCATCGCAAAATCGATGCCCAATCTTGGTGCTAAAGTGGGCCAGACACCGACGACGAATCCACATGCCCAAGAAATCCATCCCGCTGGATTGAACCCTGCACGCGGGCCAGGCCACTGCTTGCCAGCCAACAGATAATCAGCGGTCATTGCACCACAGATTGGCCCGAATGATGCGCCGATAAATCCGAAGACACCCGCTGCATTACCCGCCTGGCCTGACAAAACCAAGCCAATCGCACAAGCTGCACCGATGCCACACGAGACGAATGGATTGACACTTGGAAGCGTGTTTTTGAGACTCTCGGCAGCGATGAACGAGCTAAAGCAAGCAGGTGGAAAGGCCGCTAATGCCAACAGGAGCATGAAGACCTTTCCGGTCCCCGTCCCCATAATCGACTCCATCAACTTGGTGGGTTCGAGTGGCGTTTCGCCGCCCGCGATCATGCCGCTTCCGTAAGTTCCCGCGACGATTAGTAGTGCCAAGCAACCGGTGAAGATCGTAACGCCAGCAACTCCGACCAAGCCGCCCAAGTGGACGTCCTTTTTGGTTGGGTTACTTGACGCGATGTCGACGCCCGCAGCACCTGCAGTGGCAAAGAAACCGACCACGTTTGCGATCAGAATGAACATCAAGTCCAATGATGAAACATTTAGGTCTGCGGTGACGCCCAGCATACTCGGCTCAAAACTTCCGATACCCGAGAAGGTCTTGGCAAACAAAACCAAGAGGATGACTAGCGGGATGAGTGGCAAGTAGGTCGCTACTTTGGCAACATACGCGATTCCCTTCAAACCGACGAAGACCGCCAACAACGCCCACGCGATCGCAATTCCCATGTGGACCGCAGAACCACCGTCATGGCCTGCAAAACTGGCCACCAACATCGCAGAGAAGTATGCGTTAACGGCCAACCAACCGAATTGCAAGATACCCATAAAGAAGCCAGGCATGATAAAACCGCCTCTCACCCCGTAGGTGGACGTGCCGACCACGGCCAACGACAAGCCGGTCTTCATCCCCATCAAGCCGGGAGCTAGATAGCAGCAGAAGTGACAGACGAGGGCCGCAATGACGACTCCGAGCAAGGCGATCGCAAGCCCATGTCCAAGCACTCCGCCTGCTGTCGCCGCACCACTGGCGGGAACATTGTCCCAAAAAACAAACCACAACATAATTCCCGCGTAGGTTTGGGCCGTGCTTTTGAACCACGGCATTCGGCCTTCTTGTGGGACAGGTTTAGCTGACGCGACATAGTGCGGTAAGTTCGTTGCCATTGAGTTGTCTTTTGCGGGAAATTGGTGAGGGGGAAGGGAGTGCTCATGCCCATCGCAAGAGTATAGCCGCGATGAAGCACCGGTAAACCAGGCTAAGGTAAAGAGATCTGCCATCGTGGCGAATATCGTCAAGACCTTCGTGCGCGATCACTTAGCGGGCGAAAGGCTTGACGACTTCCGCTGCCCAAAGATTAAGCGGTGGCAAGCTGCGAGCGAGAATTGCTTCACAGAGGGCATCTCCGCGAGTAGAATCCGAATCAACGAATGATTTACACCCCAGAGCGAGGACTGAATGGATGGCAAGCGAATTAACTTATTCCGAAAGCGAAGTTCAAGGACTGAAGGCACAAGAGGCAAAGGACTATTGCATCGAACTGATGCGACAATTAGCCGCTCGTGAAGGAGGGCCAATTTCTCCAGGCGAAGTCCAGTTGCAAGAACTTCAATACGAACTGGAAGTGAAGGAGGCGGAAGCCGAGGACAATCGACAACGCGAAGCTCATCTGGAACGCATGAAAGAACTTGAGCTGGAGATAGAACGAGAGAAAGCAGAATGGGCTAAGGCGGAACGATTGGCCGATGATCGGCGCGAACGTTACGCCAAAGTGATCAGCCAAGTTGCCGAGTCACAAGAAAAACTGAGTGTTCAGTTGGATCGAGCGACGCGGGAACACAACGTCAAGCTGCAAATGATGCAGTCCGAACATGATGCTCGCCGCACGGCTCTGCAACAGGAACTCGAAGAGCTGACCAATCAGCGTGATACATTGGTCGAAGAAATTGGCAAGTTGGCCGACTTGAATACGGCTGCCGAGGATGTCGATCGTTTGCGATCGGAAATAGAAGAGAAACGTGCCGATGCAACACGGCATCAAAAACAATTGGATGATGACATCGAAGCGGCGGCATTTGAAAAAGAAAAAGAACTCAAACGTATCCGACGCGAACAGGACTTGACTTTGGCCGAACTCGAAGCGACCCATCGCAAACAACTTCTCGAAGCAAAATCGGATGCACTCGATGCAATGCTGAAGGACCTGGGGATGGCCAAAATCAATCCCATTGAACTGGAACAACTTCGCCAACAAGCGGCTGAACAACGATCACTTGCCGAGCAGGAAGTCGAATCGATTCGGCAAAGTGCAATCGACGAGTTCAAACGACAATTCAATGTCACGGCGGGTGAACCGTTGGACGTGACCGATTTGTTCTACCGCGAAAAAGCGTTGCAGGAAGACAATCAATCGTTGGAAAAACACGTCCAGAAATTGGAGTCCGAAATCGCTCGGATGCGGACGCATATCGAAAGCGAATCGTCACGAGTTGCATCCGCAATCGAGGCCGCTCGTACCAACATCCAAAATAACATTGAACCGGGTGTGAAACGCTAAGGCACGCCAAAAACACAAATGTGAATGGCGTGTGCTGCTTTGGTGTAGCGGGAAAGCCTCAAGGGTCTTCTTGTATCTGACGGATCTTTTCGGCACCAAAATGATTGTCCTTGTCCCAAAAACTGTACGAATCTCCGTTGTCCCAGCCGTGCCAATGGTAGGTTTCCTTGACGTGTTGTCCGCGTTTTTTCAAGTTCCGCAGTGCATCTTGGAGCCCTTGAAGTGCCAACACATTTCCGTTCCTCGTCGATGAGGCGTTGTAGACATCACCTCGATTGAGGGCTGCACCGAATTCGGTGATGTAAATGTCGTTGCTGACCCCCGATAGGCTGGTTTGAATGAGCTGCGAATAGTTCCCTAACGATTGCTGCCCACGCGGCAACCAATTGGGGTAAAAGTGGTACGCCAAGTCTCCGGTCCAGCCTGCCTTAGCGACCGACTGAATGTCTTCCGCGTAGCCAATTCCATTGAGGATGCAGCGTTCTTCGGGCAAACCAGCCTTAGCGATGAGAGTATTCATTGCCTGCAAATACTCTTCAGCAGACCGATAGCCAAACGGTTCATTAAAGACCTCAAATTTGACGTCTTGTAGATGCTTGACCCGTTCATAGACGATCTTCCATGCTGCCGCCATTTCGGCTAGATCGTTGACACGGCCATTGCCATGCTCGATTTCACCCGGTTGGTTCGTGTCGTTCATGCACACGATACCTCGACTGCCCAACTTCGCAAAAAGGGTCAACATCTCGGTGAGTGCCTCGGAGTCATGGCAGGTTTCGACGTTGACCAACATGCGGAAATGATCAAAGTGTGACTCTTGTATTCTGGCGATGTCTTTTTCGTCATAATCGTATTGGTAAACGCCTGGCAGAAACGCGCCTTGGTTCGACGAGCCATGGGTCCGCGGCAAATTCATTCCGCCAGCATGACTAAAACCCGTGAAGCTCAATACGATTCCGGTTGCCCAGAAAGACGTTAGCAAGGTGTTTTGGAAAATCATCGATTGAATCCTTCGGTAAGTTGCTGACCCCCTCAAGCGAGAGGATGTTTAAGAAACGTCGATTTTAGTGGCGGAAGCTTTTGAGTAAAGGCGAACGATAAACCAACCGAAGGGATTTCAGCCCTCAGGATGGCGGTCGAACGCAGCGAACACCGCTGAAATCCGGACGACGAAGGGACTATCGACATCCCAACAAGATCCACGACTGCTTTGTCACAACGAAGAATTGGGGTAAGAATCTATCGTGGCTGTGGCTTTCCGTTGTAACTTACTGGGGCAAGATCCCCCAGCCACTCTTTTGCCAAGCCTAAAATCAAGCGGCGACAAAGCACTTCATTAAAACGCTTCGTTGAACGGTAGGGTGGTTGAACGGAAAAAGAAACGAGTGTCTCAAAACAATGATTCACAGCGATGGCAAAATTTTCAGCGATGGTAAATAGGACGAAACATGGACGAGTCGATTCAAAACAAGCTACCACAAAACAAGCTACCAATCGTCTCTCTGCGTATCGGGGCGTTTCTTTGTTTTGCTGGTTGGACTTGGGCACACTTTTATTGGGAAGGACCCTACAATGCGTTGCTTTGGCATGAGAGGGCATTTGAACTTGCAGGCCGCTTGGGCCTCGATTGGGATCGATTTGTTGGATCCGGTGCAGATGACGGCTTTGTGCAAAAATGGATCGCCAGAATCGGTTG is a genomic window containing:
- a CDS encoding lysophospholipid acyltransferase family protein yields the protein MNRYRMRFAPNVWTPQLTPWLVNWLRPFRKRRQWSELRIKNVEVVGDAIVREQLDAGCGVLMMPNHSSHADPFTIYAAADLIGTALYVMATWHVFDGKPWLTQRLLRCHGCFSVDREANDIGAFRLATGILQQKKQPLVLFPEGEIYHCNDRVTPFRDGASAIAVAAARKSDRPIVCIPCAITYRYEEDPTPQLTETMGRLEEAIFWRRRSDRPLEKRIYHFAEALLAVKELEYFEQANSGPLPERIRSLSDHILRSVESRHEIDGGIGSVPERVKAARRAIIGKLENVESDSQVTTDLNNDLEDLFLVVQSFSYPGDYVKAKPSIERLAETLDKFEEDILKHPTASIKAERSVRLAFGSPVKVSADRKDKGQIARITGEVESAVQSMLDDGVKWRSQ
- a CDS encoding OsmC family protein — encoded protein: MSVNIQATYHGSLRVDAVHGPSGVQLHTDAPVDNGGKGSSFSPTDLVATALGSCLLTIMGLVAERHEIDLSGTTVSVTKEMAADPVRRIGRLEAIVTIPAGRVNDSKMRERIEAAARKCPVHQSLHPDIEAPIEFVYEA
- a CDS encoding DUF58 domain-containing protein, which encodes MTRILDLVSPQQLARVASLQILARQTVEGYFSGRHRSPQKGVSVEFKEHRPYVRGDELKDVDWKAFAKSDRLSIRQHEQETNLRCTLLVDRSGSMMYGGSRSTQGNKDRYVQGLAASLAYLMLSQQDSVGVITFDHIVRANIPPRNRPSHLQAVLNALCRPIDGSETDLGAAISSIVPNLKRRGLVVLVSDAMGDLKKLGRVLAQIRAQQHEIVFFHILDPDEVDFPFHGHVQFQDLERQTDDIKLDPDLIRRGYLKRFDDHASELRELCTRNRIDLVTIQTDEPLDHALHHYVSNRRIG
- a CDS encoding cellulase family glycosylhydrolase, with product MIFQNTLLTSFWATGIVLSFTGFSHAGGMNLPRTHGSSNQGAFLPGVYQYDYDEKDIARIQESHFDHFRMLVNVETCHDSEALTEMLTLFAKLGSRGIVCMNDTNQPGEIEHGNGRVNDLAEMAAAWKIVYERVKHLQDVKFEVFNEPFGYRSAEEYLQAMNTLIAKAGLPEERCILNGIGYAEDIQSVAKAGWTGDLAYHFYPNWLPRGQQSLGNYSQLIQTSLSGVSNDIYITEFGAALNRGDVYNASSTRNGNVLALQGLQDALRNLKKRGQHVKETYHWHGWDNGDSYSFWDKDNHFGAEKIRQIQEDP
- a CDS encoding cytosine permease, whose amino-acid sequence is MATNLPHYVASAKPVPQEGRMPWFKSTAQTYAGIMLWFVFWDNVPASGAATAGGVLGHGLAIALLGVVIAALVCHFCCYLAPGLMGMKTGLSLAVVGTSTYGVRGGFIMPGFFMGILQFGWLAVNAYFSAMLVASFAGHDGGSAVHMGIAIAWALLAVFVGLKGIAYVAKVATYLPLIPLVILLVLFAKTFSGIGSFEPSMLGVTADLNVSSLDLMFILIANVVGFFATAGAAGVDIASSNPTKKDVHLGGLVGVAGVTIFTGCLALLIVAGTYGSGMIAGGETPLEPTKLMESIMGTGTGKVFMLLLALAAFPPACFSSFIAAESLKNTLPSVNPFVSCGIGAACAIGLVLSGQAGNAAGVFGFIGASFGPICGAMTADYLLAGKQWPGPRAGFNPAGWISWACGFVVGVWPTLAPRLGIDFAMPCPPVAAIIVGFVLYLVLAKIGMTTKILSMPSAPQ
- a CDS encoding glycoside hydrolase family 16 protein, whose protein sequence is MRISANSLSITLLGCCCLLPANSSAQEAVLDAKPASLTYSQLVWSDEFEGEELDRSKWSIEVNAFGGGNQELQIYTDRQENVRVEDGNLVIEARNDKAAVSGTEREYSSGRVRTKKRGDWKYGRIDVRAKVPAGKGIWSAIWMLPTDEKYGGWAASGEIDIMEMRGQDPNIVLGTLHYGDNWPRNTHSGDQYKLEAGSFADDFHVFSIVWKPGQIDWLIDGKRYQTQTKWSTAGADFPAPFDQEFHLLLNVAVGGNFLGSPDATTEFPRQMQVDYVRVYQ
- a CDS encoding BatA domain-containing protein, with product MSLLNGILAFGAAAFVIPLVIHLLHRSRLQTVPWGAMYLLAPIVHNNRRRLKWTNLILLLIRCAIPIVLAFCLARPVLTWFQVSSSDGPQSIVLVIDDSLSMTTTDASNVSRIRRLRQSLGNLFTSESRRDEVIWMPTNNLDDPPATISPALAIEKADEMQTIRGPFSLANVIRRAVAVAKDGSYPYRRIIIASDFQNVNLDHSSIESVRSFVENSKTEDSPSLSFPRIQLWNLSANDPDPKNVWIESIDTQSPVVVPERQTELTATIRSSADQELSELKLIWSINGERLDSAPVSVPANGKATSRIPYRFPEPGGYEISVQIDSASIESADHLRADNTRSSLLQVIEQIKVWLVDGDPSERPLESETDFLRIALSPFTFAQSDEVDAIITTTVSADRIEDELGKNRPDVLVLANVLDLSVVAQNKIAEFVQSGGSLILFDGANLSDANYRSGFQHGDVTMPLPASIKELAGVVPEKQKPTSAAAPLRVESGELRYAAWQGLSRGDRNPLRDVDIYAYRKLRLSSDVDSTVLLSMQNGDPIVVAATRGAGSIVQFAIPADTGWTNLPLRPVFVPLMQQLVVDLVTSIDKWQNGAGQPPALESQLQAANSETIRSITDLIGATIHDDVDSINTIQTEEQFGRELWKSLLAILLVLMVTELVYQQWSTGVQAR